A genomic stretch from Sphingobacterium sp. ML3W includes:
- the ispE gene encoding 4-(cytidine 5'-diphospho)-2-C-methyl-D-erythritol kinase: protein MILFANAKINIGLQVVARRTDGYHELNSIFYPLPIYDIIEILETDAQDSTLTIQGYHIPGEFADNLCLKAHALLKKEFDIPAVRIDLIKQIPIGAGLGGGSADASFVLKGLNELFKLNLTSPQLTRYAAKLGADCPFFIANTPVFATGIGTDFKEIPLDLNEYHIAVIMPDIHVSTVEAYSGVKPMPSDVNLEEAIRLPIQEWKFHIRNDFEESIFERYPLLKEIKDALYHKGAIYSSMSGSGAAIYAIFWEKMDLSEFSKYGKVYYPVALDR, encoded by the coding sequence ATGATACTCTTTGCAAATGCTAAAATAAATATTGGACTGCAGGTGGTTGCCAGGCGAACGGATGGCTATCATGAATTGAATAGCATTTTCTATCCCTTACCAATCTATGATATTATAGAGATACTGGAGACAGATGCACAAGATTCTACGCTGACAATACAGGGGTACCACATACCCGGCGAATTTGCAGATAATCTCTGTTTAAAGGCGCATGCATTGTTAAAAAAGGAATTTGACATTCCTGCTGTCAGAATTGATCTAATCAAACAAATTCCAATTGGAGCTGGATTGGGCGGCGGATCTGCGGATGCATCGTTTGTATTGAAAGGACTTAATGAGCTGTTTAAACTAAATTTGACAAGTCCACAGTTAACGAGATATGCCGCAAAATTGGGGGCAGACTGCCCATTCTTTATTGCAAATACACCCGTGTTTGCAACTGGGATAGGGACAGATTTTAAGGAGATACCGCTTGATCTGAATGAATACCATATCGCGGTTATCATGCCTGATATCCATGTCTCTACAGTCGAAGCTTACAGTGGAGTGAAACCGATGCCCTCAGATGTTAATCTGGAAGAGGCGATCCGATTGCCTATTCAGGAATGGAAATTCCATATTCGAAATGATTTTGAAGAATCTATTTTCGAGCGTTATCCCTTGCTCAAAGAAATTAAAGATGCTTTGTATCATAAAGGGGCAATATACTCCTCTATGTCAGGCTCTGGCGCTGCAATCTATGCCATTTTTTGGGAAAAGATGGATTTAAGTGAGTTTTCCAAATATGGTAAGGTTTACTATCCCGTTGCGTTAGACAGATAA
- a CDS encoding ATP cone domain-containing protein translates to MQVKKYSGELVPFNGDALRHSLSRSGANSDQVNEVYNSVVGEIYDGISTRELYQLAFDTLKTVRNSFAARYSLKKALRDLGPEGFYFEKYISHLLRSIGYESTTGQTVQGHAVSHELDVVAYKDGKLMTAECKFRNDIDAKISVTTPMYYLSRFKDISGIDYDFFGKKLQFQEGWLITNAYFTSDSIDFATYYGINLLSWDYPKENSIKRRVDKAVFYPVTCLTTLSDLEEQQLLKNQLILVKDLVNNPDKLDILGLNKERKEKVLKEASELLDYKVEEEY, encoded by the coding sequence ATGCAAGTCAAAAAATATTCTGGAGAATTAGTACCCTTTAATGGAGACGCCTTACGGCATTCTCTTTCCCGTTCGGGAGCAAATAGCGATCAGGTAAACGAAGTATATAATAGTGTTGTCGGTGAAATATACGATGGGATTTCAACCAGGGAGTTATATCAGTTGGCTTTCGATACACTGAAAACCGTTCGAAACTCATTTGCCGCACGATACAGCCTAAAAAAAGCCTTACGTGATCTTGGACCTGAGGGTTTTTATTTTGAAAAATACATCTCACATTTGCTTCGTTCAATCGGTTATGAAAGCACCACTGGGCAGACGGTACAAGGTCATGCTGTTTCCCATGAATTGGATGTTGTCGCTTATAAAGACGGTAAGTTGATGACAGCGGAGTGTAAGTTTAGAAATGACATTGACGCCAAGATCTCCGTTACCACACCAATGTACTACCTATCGAGGTTCAAAGATATCAGTGGAATTGATTATGATTTTTTTGGCAAAAAATTACAGTTTCAGGAAGGCTGGCTCATCACTAATGCCTACTTTACATCAGATTCGATCGATTTTGCAACTTATTACGGCATCAACTTGCTTTCTTGGGATTATCCAAAAGAGAATAGTATCAAAAGAAGAGTCGATAAAGCAGTCTTTTATCCGGTCACCTGTTTAACCACCCTTTCGGACCTGGAAGAACAGCAGCTCTTAAAAAATCAGTTGATCTTGGTAAAAGATCTTGTAAACAATCCGGATAAACTGGATATTCTTGGACTTAACAAGGAAAGAAAAGAGAAGGTCCTCAAAGAAGCTAGTGAGCTATTAGATTACAAAGTAGAAGAAGAATATTAA
- a CDS encoding DUF2892 domain-containing protein, translated as MSNLLLFAFDKIKAKIKDDCIEENIGASERVLSVIAGGFILGLGVKKIFKSPLTGLSGLTLGGTLIYRGVTGHCDVKKLLEDKDVKKVEVIEHRYFVK; from the coding sequence ATGAGTAACCTATTGCTATTTGCATTTGACAAGATTAAGGCTAAGATAAAAGATGATTGCATTGAGGAGAATATCGGTGCTTCCGAACGCGTGCTGTCTGTGATTGCGGGTGGCTTTATTTTGGGTTTGGGCGTAAAAAAGATATTTAAATCTCCACTGACTGGGCTTTCAGGATTGACCCTTGGTGGGACGTTAATTTATCGTGGTGTAACAGGACATTGTGATGTCAAAAAATTGCTGGAAGATAAAGATGTTAAAAAAGTTGAGGTAATAGAACACCGTTATTTTGTTAAATAA
- the ychF gene encoding redox-regulated ATPase YchF: MALQCGIVGLPNVGKSTLFNCLSNAKAQAANFPFCTIEPNVGVITVPDARLNKLAELVNPQRIVPNTIEIVDIAGLVKGASKGEGLGNQFLGNIRTTNAIIHVLRCFDDGNVIHVDGSVDPIRDKEIIDTELQLKDLDTVVKRIQKVEKMAKTGGDKDAKKTFDILSVVKEHLEAGKSARTAPIEAEDFEFIQDLALLTAKQVLYVCNVDEGSVNTGNAYVDRVKEAVKDEKAEVLVISAQIESEIAQLESYEERKMFLDDLGLEESGVHKLIRAAYSLLNLATYFTAGVQEVRAWTIETGFTAPQAAGVIHTDFEKGFIRAEVIKYDDFVSLGSESAVKEAGKLAVEGKTYIVQDGDIMHFRFNV, translated from the coding sequence ATGGCTTTACAATGCGGTATCGTAGGTTTACCAAACGTTGGTAAATCAACATTATTTAACTGTCTGTCGAATGCGAAAGCACAGGCAGCAAACTTTCCATTTTGTACAATTGAACCAAATGTTGGGGTAATTACCGTACCGGATGCCCGTCTAAATAAATTAGCTGAGTTAGTCAATCCACAACGTATCGTTCCAAATACCATTGAAATCGTCGATATCGCCGGATTGGTAAAAGGAGCATCAAAAGGTGAAGGATTAGGTAACCAGTTTTTAGGAAATATCCGCACAACAAATGCGATCATCCACGTTTTGAGATGTTTCGATGATGGTAATGTTATCCACGTGGATGGTTCAGTAGATCCAATCCGAGATAAAGAAATCATCGATACAGAATTGCAACTTAAGGATTTGGATACTGTGGTAAAGCGTATCCAAAAAGTTGAGAAAATGGCAAAAACCGGTGGTGATAAAGATGCTAAGAAAACCTTTGACATCCTATCTGTCGTTAAAGAACATTTGGAGGCAGGCAAGTCAGCACGTACAGCACCTATTGAAGCCGAAGATTTTGAATTTATCCAAGACTTAGCCTTGTTAACCGCAAAGCAAGTACTTTACGTATGTAATGTGGATGAAGGCTCTGTCAATACGGGTAACGCTTATGTGGATCGTGTAAAAGAAGCCGTGAAAGATGAAAAAGCTGAAGTATTGGTTATATCTGCACAAATTGAGTCTGAAATCGCTCAATTGGAGAGTTACGAAGAGCGTAAGATGTTTTTGGATGACCTCGGATTAGAAGAATCTGGTGTCCATAAGTTGATCAGAGCAGCATATTCCTTATTAAATTTAGCGACCTACTTTACAGCAGGCGTTCAAGAAGTACGTGCCTGGACAATTGAGACTGGTTTCACAGCGCCTCAGGCAGCTGGTGTCATTCATACAGATTTTGAGAAAGGATTTATCCGTGCTGAAGTGATCAAATATGATGACTTTGTTAGTCTAGGCTCTGAAAGTGCTGTAAAGGAAGCCGGCAAATTAGCTGTAGAAGGAAAAACTTATATTGTGCAAGATGGTGACATTATGCACTTCCGTTTTAATGTATAA
- a CDS encoding Rieske (2Fe-2S) protein gives MLRWYKIDNAQFLKDKGITEHNFGGKTICLTWFEDQLHAFSRKCPHAGAPLKNGWCERGKVICPFHRHEFDLVTGKGNPAQHDFIHIYPVKEEENTYYVGIEKGFWQSFLGFKSN, from the coding sequence ATGCTTCGATGGTACAAAATTGATAACGCCCAATTTCTAAAGGACAAGGGGATAACAGAGCATAATTTTGGCGGAAAGACCATTTGTCTTACTTGGTTTGAAGATCAATTGCATGCCTTCTCCAGGAAATGTCCCCATGCGGGCGCTCCGCTCAAAAATGGTTGGTGTGAACGGGGTAAAGTGATCTGTCCCTTCCATCGCCATGAATTTGATCTTGTAACAGGCAAGGGTAATCCTGCCCAACATGACTTTATCCATATTTACCCCGTTAAAGAGGAAGAAAACACCTATTATGTGGGTATTGAGAAAGGATTTTGGCAAAGTTTTCTCGGTTTTAAAAGTAACTAA
- a CDS encoding NAD(P)H-dependent glycerol-3-phosphate dehydrogenase gives MQGKKIGIIGSGSWATAMIKMLCENDQDKHIFWWIRKEEDAEYIQQFKHNPTYLSGVSVDLSITTIDTNAKNVVVNSDIVILNTPAAYLKDALRGVTKEDFKDKIVVSAIKGIIPKDNLIIGEFLEQHYAVDIERICVVGGPCHAEEVALGKLSYLTFGCKNLDSAALVASFLSSRVIKTILSEDILGIEFGAVLKNIYALAGGICHGLGYGDNFQAVLVSNAIREMRRFVAKVDGDTSRDVNTSAYLGDLLVTAYSQFSRNRTFGNMIGKGYSVQSAQLEMNMVAEGYYASACIQEYAEKYAVELPICDAVYSILYQHQPASKIIQALSEKLT, from the coding sequence ATGCAGGGGAAAAAGATTGGTATAATTGGTAGCGGAAGCTGGGCGACGGCCATGATCAAGATGCTATGCGAAAATGACCAAGACAAACATATTTTTTGGTGGATTAGAAAAGAGGAGGATGCAGAGTATATTCAACAATTCAAACACAACCCGACCTATTTGAGTGGTGTTTCTGTTGATTTGAGTATTACAACCATCGATACCAATGCCAAAAATGTTGTTGTTAATTCAGATATTGTTATTTTAAATACGCCAGCAGCCTATTTAAAAGATGCATTGAGAGGAGTCACAAAGGAGGATTTTAAAGATAAAATAGTCGTGTCAGCCATCAAAGGGATTATTCCTAAGGATAACCTGATTATCGGCGAATTTTTGGAACAGCATTACGCGGTCGATATCGAACGGATCTGTGTGGTCGGAGGACCTTGTCATGCAGAAGAAGTCGCATTAGGCAAGCTTTCCTACCTGACATTTGGATGCAAAAATTTGGATAGTGCAGCCCTGGTTGCTTCGTTTTTGTCTTCCAGAGTCATTAAAACGATCTTGTCGGAAGATATTTTAGGAATTGAATTTGGAGCGGTATTAAAGAATATTTATGCCCTTGCCGGGGGTATATGCCATGGGTTGGGCTATGGCGATAACTTTCAGGCAGTTTTGGTTTCCAATGCTATCCGCGAGATGCGTCGGTTTGTTGCTAAAGTAGATGGCGATACATCCCGAGATGTCAATACCTCAGCTTATTTGGGAGACCTGTTGGTTACAGCATATTCGCAGTTTAGCCGCAATAGAACATTTGGTAATATGATCGGTAAAGGGTATAGCGTGCAATCGGCTCAACTTGAAATGAATATGGTGGCCGAAGGTTATTATGCTTCTGCTTGTATTCAGGAATATGCCGAAAAATATGCTGTCGAATTACCTATTTGTGATGCCGTATATTCAATTTTATATCAACATCAGCCTGCATCTAAAATTATTCAAGCCCTGAGCGAAAAATTAACATAA
- the hemF gene encoding oxygen-dependent coproporphyrinogen oxidase, with the protein MITKEAIALAYKEIQDEICQALERLDGSARFEEELWEREGGGGGRTRIIQNGNILEKGGVNFSAVHGKLPETIKKAFGVDEDDFFATGVSIVIHPNNPWVPIIHMNIRYFELNEQMRWFGGGIDLTPHYVNEDDAQFFHQQLKTVCDKHNPTFYDEFKKWADDYFFIRHRQETRGIGGVFYDKLNTAKTGMAMEDILAFSCDLGRSFAPTYTALVEKNRNKVYNDTQKNWQLIRRGRYVEFNLVWDSGTKFGLETNGRIESILMSLPSQANWVYDHHPEEGSEEAKTLSLLRKGINWIS; encoded by the coding sequence ATGATTACAAAAGAAGCGATAGCTTTAGCTTATAAAGAAATTCAAGATGAAATATGCCAGGCTTTGGAACGCTTGGACGGTTCGGCCCGCTTTGAGGAGGAACTATGGGAAAGAGAAGGTGGTGGTGGTGGCCGAACACGGATTATTCAAAACGGCAATATATTGGAAAAAGGTGGAGTTAACTTTTCCGCTGTGCATGGCAAACTACCCGAGACAATAAAAAAAGCGTTTGGCGTCGATGAAGACGATTTTTTCGCCACAGGAGTTTCGATTGTCATTCATCCCAATAATCCGTGGGTACCGATCATTCATATGAACATCCGATATTTCGAATTGAATGAACAGATGCGTTGGTTTGGAGGAGGGATTGATCTGACACCACATTACGTGAATGAAGATGATGCGCAGTTTTTCCATCAACAATTGAAAACGGTCTGTGATAAACATAATCCGACTTTTTATGATGAATTTAAAAAATGGGCCGATGACTATTTCTTTATTCGTCATAGACAAGAAACCCGTGGAATAGGAGGGGTTTTCTACGATAAATTAAATACAGCGAAAACAGGTATGGCTATGGAAGATATCTTGGCATTTTCCTGTGACTTAGGTCGTAGCTTTGCACCGACCTATACTGCGCTGGTTGAAAAAAACAGAAATAAAGTATATAACGATACGCAGAAAAATTGGCAATTGATCCGTCGGGGACGCTACGTTGAGTTTAATTTGGTCTGGGATTCTGGTACTAAATTTGGACTGGAAACAAATGGCCGTATCGAGTCCATACTGATGAGTCTACCATCTCAAGCCAATTGGGTATACGATCATCACCCTGAAGAAGGCTCCGAAGAAGCCAAGACCTTATCCTTGTTGCGAAAAGGTATTAACTGGATTTCATAA
- a CDS encoding pitrilysin family protein, with amino-acid sequence MVSYQKFTLENGLRVLVHEDHNTAMACVNILYDVGARDESPEQTGFAHLFEHLMFGGSVNIPSFDTELQKVGGENNAFTSNDITNYYITLPSSNLETALWLESDRMLSLAFSPQSLEVQRNVVSEEFKQRYLNQPYGDAWLKLRPLAYKVHPYRWATIGKELKHIEDATMEDVKAFFKLHYNPQSAIMVVSGDVHYEEVKSLVQKWFGDIDPGQKYNRQLPQEPIQKELRRETAFAPVPLDALYMAFHGPARLEDGYFAMDLLSDILSRGSSSRLYRRLVKEERLFSELNAYVMGSIDNNLFVIEGKPSEGISLEEAECAVWGELDLLKKELVSNIELEKVKNKIESTNVFAELSILDKAMNLAFHELLGDADGINTEVSKYLAVTAQEVQAQAQAIFNPENASVLMYKAQEEEIRHVG; translated from the coding sequence ATGGTTTCATACCAAAAATTTACTTTAGAAAACGGCCTACGTGTGTTGGTACATGAGGATCATAACACAGCAATGGCCTGTGTAAATATATTGTACGATGTAGGTGCAAGGGACGAATCTCCGGAGCAAACCGGTTTTGCTCATTTATTTGAACACTTGATGTTTGGCGGTAGCGTCAATATCCCTAGTTTTGATACAGAATTACAAAAAGTAGGTGGTGAGAATAATGCTTTTACCAGCAATGATATTACCAATTACTATATTACTTTACCCTCTTCCAATCTGGAAACAGCCCTTTGGTTAGAATCGGATCGTATGTTAAGCTTAGCATTCTCTCCACAGAGCCTTGAAGTACAGCGGAATGTAGTAAGTGAAGAATTTAAACAACGTTATCTCAATCAGCCTTATGGGGATGCTTGGCTCAAATTGCGTCCTTTAGCGTATAAAGTGCATCCATATCGTTGGGCCACCATCGGCAAAGAGCTAAAACATATCGAAGATGCGACCATGGAGGATGTCAAGGCCTTCTTCAAATTGCATTACAATCCACAGAGTGCAATTATGGTTGTCTCGGGTGATGTTCATTATGAAGAAGTTAAATCCTTGGTTCAGAAATGGTTCGGCGATATTGATCCCGGTCAAAAATATAACCGTCAGCTACCGCAAGAACCGATACAAAAGGAACTAAGAAGGGAAACGGCTTTTGCTCCAGTACCACTAGATGCACTTTACATGGCTTTTCACGGACCGGCACGACTGGAAGATGGTTACTTTGCGATGGACCTACTCTCGGATATTCTTTCCAGAGGATCTTCATCAAGACTATACCGTAGACTAGTAAAAGAAGAGCGGCTCTTTAGTGAATTAAATGCTTATGTGATGGGTAGTATTGATAATAACCTGTTTGTTATCGAAGGTAAGCCTTCCGAAGGAATATCGTTGGAAGAAGCCGAATGTGCAGTATGGGGAGAACTCGATCTGTTGAAAAAAGAATTGGTGTCTAATATCGAGCTGGAAAAAGTTAAAAATAAAATCGAGTCAACCAATGTATTTGCTGAATTATCAATCTTGGATAAGGCAATGAATTTGGCCTTTCATGAGTTGCTTGGTGATGCCGATGGTATCAATACCGAAGTGTCGAAATATTTGGCTGTTACGGCCCAAGAAGTACAAGCACAAGCACAAGCTATTTTTAATCCCGAAAACGCATCAGTATTAATGTATAAAGCACAAGAGGAGGAGATACGACATGTTGGATAG
- a CDS encoding pitrilysin family protein, translated as MLDRTKAPEFREIGHISLKEPVKKQFANGLPVYVFHSPEQELVRIEWIFENKYLDVQNENPLLNSALSALLKEGTMSMSSAEIADKVDFYGAFLVPEYSFDVTSLSLYTLNRHSQVLLPLVKDILTEASIPQEELDTYLRNNKQKFQVSIQKNDYLARRKFYNLVFGESNRYGRTPKLDDYDAINRDQLIALYQKEIVPSNCTLVVSGNVSDNLMKELEQIFGFEWPDDTAVTTANNPVFIQDAGGIAYEEKENALQSAIRLGNQTISRTHPDYPALQFVNTLLGGFFGSRLMRNIREEKGYTYSIGSAVATLKHTGFLTIATEVGVDVTNATLTEIEKEINLLKTTLAMDEEVELVKTYMEGSMLGSLESIFSHADKFKNVLLNDMSLTYYSYYMEQVKNMTPEKVRDIANKYFDFNQMIKVVVGKFNQLEPIHQAVVN; from the coding sequence ATGTTGGATAGAACAAAAGCACCTGAATTCCGTGAAATCGGTCATATAAGTTTGAAAGAACCTGTCAAAAAGCAGTTCGCAAACGGATTGCCAGTGTATGTATTTCATTCTCCTGAACAAGAACTTGTCCGCATTGAATGGATTTTTGAAAATAAATACCTCGATGTACAAAATGAAAATCCGCTACTGAATAGTGCATTAAGTGCATTGTTAAAAGAAGGTACAATGAGCATGTCAAGTGCCGAGATTGCAGACAAAGTAGATTTTTATGGTGCATTTCTCGTCCCTGAATACTCCTTTGATGTAACCTCCTTGTCTTTGTATACATTGAACAGACATAGTCAGGTTTTGCTACCGCTTGTCAAAGATATACTGACAGAAGCATCTATTCCACAGGAGGAACTTGATACCTATCTACGTAACAACAAGCAAAAATTTCAGGTATCCATTCAAAAAAATGATTATTTGGCACGACGTAAGTTTTACAACTTGGTTTTTGGTGAAAGCAACCGTTATGGTCGTACGCCAAAACTAGATGATTATGATGCGATTAATCGTGATCAATTGATTGCATTGTATCAGAAAGAGATTGTACCGAGCAATTGTACATTGGTTGTGTCGGGAAATGTTTCTGATAATTTGATGAAAGAGTTGGAGCAGATTTTTGGATTCGAATGGCCCGACGATACAGCAGTCACTACGGCAAATAATCCTGTATTTATTCAAGATGCCGGTGGTATAGCTTATGAAGAAAAAGAAAATGCACTACAATCAGCTATTCGTCTGGGGAATCAAACCATTTCGAGAACCCATCCCGATTACCCTGCGCTACAATTTGTAAATACATTATTGGGTGGATTTTTCGGTTCGCGATTGATGCGAAATATCCGTGAGGAAAAAGGATATACCTACAGTATTGGTTCGGCGGTTGCGACCTTAAAACATACCGGCTTTTTAACAATTGCTACGGAAGTTGGTGTAGATGTAACAAATGCAACGTTAACAGAGATCGAGAAAGAAATCAACCTGTTGAAGACCACATTAGCCATGGACGAAGAAGTCGAGTTGGTGAAAACCTATATGGAGGGATCGATGTTGGGTTCTTTGGAGAGTATCTTTTCTCACGCGGATAAATTCAAAAATGTCTTGTTGAACGATATGAGCTTAACGTATTATTCTTATTACATGGAACAGGTCAAAAACATGACACCCGAGAAAGTTCGTGATATCGCAAATAAATATTTCGATTTTAACCAAATGATTAAGGTTGTCGTAGGTAAATTCAATCAGTTGGAACCGATTCATCAAGCGGTTGTAAATTAA